The window GTTCTACGCCCACTTGTTCAGCCTGCTGGGGCTGCCCGAAGAGGCGTGGACGGCTCTCGCCGACCGCATTCAAGACCATTACTGGCAACCCGATGGGTGGACGCCTTTTCCCGAAACGCACACCGTGCTGGAACAATTGAAAGCCGCAGGGTTTATCCTGGGGGCGTTGAGTGATTGGAACAGCCAACTGCCGCGCATTCTCGACCACCTAGACTTGCATGCGTACTTTGATTTTGTTGTGGTGAGTGCGCTGCACGGTGTGGGGAAACCGTCGCCGCTGCTCTTCGACATTGCCTTGCGACGCAGTGGCGTGCGGGCGGAAGAAGCCATCTATGTGGGCGACACCTACATGACCGACATCATGGGCGCACGGGCGTCGGGGCTGCATCCGGTGCTCATTGATCGTTCACAACGTCCCGCCCCGGCGGATTGCGATGTGATTCGCTCGCTGGATGAACTGTTGCCGCTTCTGCGCCGCCTGAATGGTCGCGAGGCGAAGGCTGCCAAATCGGAAGATACACAATGAAACGGCTTCCCTTGCCTTCTTCGCTTTCGACATCTACGTAGCCGCCGTGCGCCTCAGCAATCCACTGCACAATCGCCAACCCTAACCCCGTGCCGCCCAGTTCACGCGAGCGGGCGCGGTCCACCCGATAGAACCGCCGAAAGAGGTGCGGCTGCGCCTCTTTGGGTATGCCAATACCCGTATCTTCCACTTCGAGCCGCACCCAACC of the Ardenticatena maritima genome contains:
- a CDS encoding HAD family hydrolase encodes the protein MPIRAVIFDVGGTLIYPVVDPLRILNDAGFAIEPHVFSAALRRTFNEHFWPRTGRDLDMWGDDDLIRTYWRGFYAHLFSLLGLPEEAWTALADRIQDHYWQPDGWTPFPETHTVLEQLKAAGFILGALSDWNSQLPRILDHLDLHAYFDFVVVSALHGVGKPSPLLFDIALRRSGVRAEEAIYVGDTYMTDIMGARASGLHPVLIDRSQRPAPADCDVIRSLDELLPLLRRLNGREAKAAKSEDTQ